Proteins encoded by one window of Lutibacter sp. A64:
- a CDS encoding YncE family protein has protein sequence MKKNYNFWLVLALSTIALTACREDDLIISEEEEILPPEIVTSVEGFYLLNEGNMNMNKASLDYYDYESGIYRRNVYGEANPESTLGLGDVGNDIAIYGSKLYAVINNSNKVEVMDVKTAERIKVIDVKNCRYLTFSNGKAYVSAYDGEVALGNTAANGFVAEIDTTSLAITRTVEVGRQPEEIAVVGEKLYVANSGGYSPPNYERTVSVIELNSFTKINDIDVAINLHRLKADEDGDLYVSSRGDYFENPSKLFVIDTETDTVKNSFDIACANLTIAGDTAYIIGSEFSYTTFDWTINYSMLDVKTETLLSESFLPAEVSDAIKTPYGIAVDPISSNIYITDAGDYVSPGTLYCIDNNGNTKFTVATGDIPAHFAFEFKTTIINQ, from the coding sequence ATGAAAAAAAATTACAATTTTTGGTTAGTACTAGCTTTGTCTACTATTGCTTTAACTGCTTGTCGAGAAGATGATTTAATAATTTCTGAAGAGGAAGAAATATTGCCACCAGAAATAGTTACATCTGTTGAGGGATTTTATTTACTAAATGAAGGGAATATGAATATGAATAAAGCTTCACTCGATTATTACGATTATGAATCAGGAATTTATAGGCGTAATGTTTATGGAGAGGCAAATCCAGAATCTACTTTAGGTTTGGGAGATGTTGGTAACGACATTGCAATTTATGGCTCAAAACTATATGCTGTAATTAACAATTCTAATAAGGTAGAGGTTATGGATGTTAAAACTGCTGAACGCATTAAAGTAATTGACGTTAAAAATTGTAGATACCTTACCTTTTCTAATGGAAAAGCTTATGTTAGTGCTTATGATGGTGAAGTTGCTTTAGGAAATACTGCTGCCAATGGATTTGTTGCAGAAATTGATACTACATCGTTAGCTATAACTAGAACAGTAGAAGTAGGAAGACAGCCCGAAGAAATAGCTGTTGTTGGCGAAAAACTTTATGTTGCTAATTCTGGAGGTTACAGCCCACCAAATTACGAACGAACCGTTTCTGTAATTGAGCTTAATTCATTTACAAAAATTAATGATATAGATGTTGCAATAAATCTTCACCGTCTTAAAGCAGATGAAGATGGTGATTTGTATGTAAGCTCTCGTGGAGATTATTTTGAAAACCCTTCAAAATTATTTGTAATTGATACAGAAACAGATACTGTTAAAAACAGTTTCGATATTGCCTGCGCTAATTTAACAATTGCCGGAGATACGGCTTATATAATAGGATCAGAATTTAGCTACACTACATTCGATTGGACAATCAACTATTCTATGTTAGATGTAAAAACCGAAACGCTGCTTAGTGAAAGTTTTTTACCAGCAGAAGTTAGTGATGCCATAAAAACGCCATACGGTATTGCAGTAGATCCAATCTCTTCAAATATTTATATAACAGATGCTGGAGACTATGTTTCTCCAGGAACGCTTTATTGTATTGATAATAATGGTAATACCAAATTTACCGTAGCAACTGGAGATATTCCTGCACATTTTGCTTTTGAATTTAAAACAACAATAATAAACCAATAA
- a CDS encoding PL29 family lyase N-terminal domain-containing protein, with the protein MKKTVFLLSTILLLSGCYKDDINDLKDDVNELQEQMIQYETLLNALSERLYVESYEAQDGSYVINMSDGSQLLVRNTSSFIEIGDNGNWWIDGVDSGEVAKGETGEAPEIKIGDNGNWFIDNVDTGASASGQDGKDASDIISISLANGIMSFTFADGRTISIEASVPEIKLIEPVGGIVVDQMQWLRIAPEVSSSSEVTYQWLIDDEEIATTNDLLHVFAKEGTFYLEFIAKNMVGESSKIIAVTVAAKTYENKITQVFDFLPAPGQFTNSLPAATAEDTDETMRVLAESKLTSGSMISLGGFGGYVEMGFDHTIVNKEGNDFVVLGNAFSTWAEPGIIMVSYDANANGIADDEWYEIAGSEHNKATTIKNYEITYYKPEAEPENATEPNYIRWTDNQGEEGYIAKNAFHQQSYYPMWKGETITFKGTYLKSNIYDQSGKGTYWVNPAYDWGYADNWSNNDEKGQIDISWAVNNEGELVDLKGIDFVKVYSANQAAGGWLGEVSTEVTGFKDLNLE; encoded by the coding sequence ATGAAAAAAACAGTATTTTTATTAAGTACAATCTTATTACTATCAGGTTGTTACAAAGATGATATTAACGATTTAAAAGATGACGTTAATGAACTACAAGAACAAATGATTCAATATGAAACCTTGCTTAATGCATTAAGTGAAAGATTATATGTTGAAAGTTATGAAGCACAAGACGGAAGTTATGTAATTAATATGAGCGATGGCTCTCAACTTTTAGTTCGTAATACTTCTTCTTTTATAGAAATTGGAGATAATGGTAACTGGTGGATCGACGGTGTAGACTCTGGAGAGGTTGCAAAAGGAGAGACAGGAGAAGCTCCTGAAATAAAAATAGGTGATAATGGTAATTGGTTTATAGATAATGTAGATACGGGTGCTTCTGCTTCTGGACAAGACGGAAAAGATGCTTCAGATATAATATCTATTTCTTTAGCCAATGGTATTATGAGTTTTACCTTTGCTGATGGACGTACAATTAGTATAGAAGCAAGTGTTCCAGAAATAAAACTTATTGAACCAGTAGGAGGTATTGTTGTAGATCAGATGCAATGGTTACGTATTGCTCCAGAAGTAAGCTCTTCAAGTGAAGTAACTTACCAATGGTTGATTGATGATGAAGAAATTGCTACTACTAACGATTTATTACATGTATTTGCTAAAGAAGGAACTTTTTATTTAGAGTTTATAGCTAAAAATATGGTAGGTGAAAGTTCTAAAATAATTGCAGTAACTGTTGCAGCTAAAACCTATGAAAATAAAATAACTCAAGTTTTTGATTTTTTACCTGCTCCAGGACAGTTCACAAACTCTTTACCAGCAGCTACAGCCGAAGATACAGATGAAACAATGAGAGTTTTAGCAGAAAGTAAACTAACATCTGGAAGTATGATTAGCCTTGGTGGATTTGGTGGTTATGTAGAAATGGGATTTGACCATACAATTGTTAATAAAGAAGGTAATGATTTTGTAGTGCTAGGAAATGCTTTTTCTACTTGGGCAGAGCCAGGAATTATAATGGTATCATACGATGCTAATGCAAATGGAATAGCAGATGATGAATGGTACGAAATTGCGGGTTCTGAACACAATAAGGCGACTACAATTAAAAATTATGAGATCACTTATTACAAACCAGAAGCTGAGCCTGAAAATGCAACTGAACCAAATTATATTAGATGGACAGATAACCAAGGAGAAGAGGGTTATATTGCTAAAAATGCTTTTCATCAACAATCATATTATCCAATGTGGAAAGGAGAAACTATTACTTTTAAAGGGACATACCTAAAATCTAATATTTATGATCAGTCTGGAAAAGGAACTTATTGGGTAAACCCAGCTTACGATTGGGGTTACGCAGATAATTGGAGTAATAATGATGAAAAAGGTCAAATAGATATTAGTTGGGCAGTTAATAATGAAGGTGAATTAGTAGATCTTAAAGGTATAGATTTTGTAAAAGTATACAGTGCAAACCAAGCTGCTGGTGGTTGGTTAGGAGAGGTTTCAACTGAAGTAACTGGATTTAAAGATTTAAATTTAGAATAA